The Corallococcus caeni genome includes a region encoding these proteins:
- the trpD gene encoding anthranilate phosphoribosyltransferase, with protein sequence MTLKEALGKVVGRRDLSREEMASVMGQMLAGEASAAQVGALAAALRMKGETEDEILGAAEAMRACAAKIAPLAEVVLDTCGTGGDGAHTFNISTAVAFVAAGAGVTVAKHGNRAVSSRCGSADVLAALGVSMERAHAQVARDIDEHGVGFLFAPSHHSALKHVAQARRDLGFHSVFNLLGPLTNPAGARYQLLGTFDRQRVEQTARVLGRLGSRRAWVVHGHDGLDEISPCAPTEVAELCADGTVRRFTVTPEDAGLSTVPRESIAGGDAEENAKRLRALLAGERDGVRTAVLLNAAAALLIVGLVDNLKEGVKRAEHAIDSGAAERKLTALIQKAAA encoded by the coding sequence ATGACGCTCAAGGAAGCGCTGGGCAAGGTGGTGGGCCGGCGCGACCTCTCCCGCGAGGAGATGGCCTCTGTCATGGGCCAGATGCTCGCGGGCGAGGCATCCGCCGCGCAGGTCGGTGCGCTGGCGGCCGCGCTGCGCATGAAGGGGGAGACCGAGGACGAAATCCTCGGCGCGGCGGAGGCCATGCGGGCCTGCGCGGCGAAGATTGCTCCCCTGGCGGAGGTGGTGCTCGACACCTGCGGGACCGGGGGTGATGGAGCGCACACCTTCAACATCTCCACCGCGGTGGCCTTCGTGGCCGCCGGGGCGGGGGTGACGGTGGCCAAGCACGGCAACCGCGCGGTCTCCAGCCGCTGCGGCAGCGCGGACGTGCTGGCGGCGCTGGGCGTGTCCATGGAGCGGGCGCACGCGCAGGTGGCGCGCGACATCGACGAGCACGGGGTGGGGTTCCTCTTCGCGCCCTCGCACCACAGCGCCTTGAAGCACGTGGCGCAGGCGCGCAGGGACCTGGGCTTCCACAGCGTGTTCAACCTGCTGGGGCCGCTGACGAACCCGGCGGGGGCGCGCTACCAGCTGCTGGGCACGTTCGACCGGCAGCGGGTGGAGCAGACCGCGCGCGTGCTGGGGCGGCTGGGCAGCCGGCGCGCCTGGGTGGTGCACGGGCACGACGGGCTGGATGAGATTTCGCCGTGCGCGCCCACGGAGGTCGCGGAGCTGTGCGCGGACGGCACCGTGCGCCGCTTCACGGTGACGCCGGAGGACGCGGGCCTGTCCACCGTGCCGCGCGAGTCCATCGCGGGAGGCGACGCGGAGGAGAACGCGAAGCGCCTGCGCGCGCTGCTCGCCGGAGAGCGCGACGGGGTGCGCACGGCGGTGCTGCTCAACGCGGCCGCCGCGCTGCTCATCGTCGGACTGGTGGACAACCTGAAGGAGGGCGTGAAGCGGGCCGAGCACGCCATCGACTCCGGGGCCGCCGAACGCAAGCTCACGGCGCTCATCCAGAAGGCCGCGGCATGA
- a CDS encoding NAD(P)/FAD-dependent oxidoreductase yields the protein MAKRPGVIVVGGGLSGLACATALLEARVDAHVLEAGDAPGGRVRTDSHEGFLLDRGFQVYLTAYPEGRRVLDLKALSLQRFIPGAKVWRGGRLHTLADPLRQPVTAASHLFDAPGGLADKLRVLELRQLSTSGELGDLWQRPQQESRHLLRDLGFSEEMLEAFFTPFFGGIFLERGLTTSSRMLEFVFRMFAKGHAAVPANGMEAIPEQLAAKLPSAALRMCVRVEEVWGHRVRLPGGEMLHADAVVVATDPSTAASLLVGMPAPRMNRVTCLYFAAPEPPVEGPWLTLNGEGRGPVNNVAVMSEVSAAYAPPGQALVSVSVVEDAGGAESLEARVRAQLTEWFGPAVSAWRHLRTYAIAEALPAQPPSALVEPHRPVRLAAGLYVCGDHRENASIDGALASGRRAAEAVLRDLGR from the coding sequence ATGGCGAAGCGGCCCGGGGTCATCGTCGTGGGAGGAGGGCTCTCAGGCCTGGCGTGCGCGACGGCGCTGCTCGAAGCCCGGGTGGACGCGCACGTGCTGGAAGCAGGGGACGCGCCAGGCGGAAGGGTGCGCACCGACTCGCACGAGGGGTTCCTGCTGGACCGGGGCTTCCAGGTGTACCTCACGGCCTACCCCGAGGGCCGGCGCGTGCTGGACCTCAAGGCCCTGTCGCTCCAGCGCTTCATCCCAGGCGCGAAGGTGTGGCGGGGTGGGCGGCTGCACACGCTGGCGGACCCGCTGCGGCAGCCTGTCACGGCGGCGTCACATCTGTTCGACGCGCCGGGAGGGCTGGCGGACAAGCTGCGCGTGCTGGAGCTGCGGCAGCTCTCCACGTCCGGCGAGCTGGGGGACCTGTGGCAGCGGCCGCAGCAGGAGTCGCGGCACCTGCTGCGCGACCTGGGCTTCTCCGAGGAGATGCTCGAGGCGTTCTTCACGCCCTTCTTCGGAGGCATCTTCCTGGAGCGCGGGCTGACGACGTCCAGCCGGATGCTGGAGTTCGTCTTCCGGATGTTCGCGAAGGGCCACGCGGCCGTGCCGGCGAACGGGATGGAGGCCATCCCGGAACAGCTGGCGGCGAAGCTGCCGTCGGCCGCGCTGCGGATGTGCGTGCGCGTGGAGGAGGTGTGGGGCCACCGCGTGCGCCTGCCGGGCGGGGAGATGCTGCACGCGGACGCCGTGGTGGTGGCGACGGACCCCTCCACCGCGGCGTCGCTGCTCGTGGGCATGCCGGCGCCCCGGATGAACCGCGTGACGTGCCTGTACTTCGCCGCGCCGGAGCCGCCGGTGGAGGGGCCCTGGCTCACGCTCAACGGCGAGGGGCGCGGGCCGGTGAACAACGTGGCGGTGATGAGCGAGGTGTCCGCCGCGTACGCGCCCCCGGGGCAGGCGCTGGTGTCCGTGTCGGTGGTGGAAGACGCGGGCGGCGCGGAGTCGCTGGAGGCGCGCGTGCGCGCGCAGCTCACGGAGTGGTTCGGCCCGGCGGTGTCCGCGTGGCGGCACCTGCGCACGTACGCCATCGCGGAGGCCCTGCCCGCGCAGCCTCCGTCCGCGCTGGTGGAGCCGCACCGGCCCGTGCGGCTGGCCGCGGGGCTCTACGTGTGCGGAGACCACCGCGAGAACGCGTCCATCGACGGGGCGCTCGCGTCCGGGCGCCGCGCGGCGGAGGCGGTGCTGCGCGACCTGGGCAGATAG
- a CDS encoding indole-3-glycerol phosphate synthase TrpC: protein MTTSSSAAKPAEAPGTLDVIMARKRRELGTRPPPTHGAHPPTRDFAQALVRRALGHPVNVIAEVKRKSPSGGAFPHADVVAVARSYEAAGACAISVLTDGPDFGGSLEDLVAVRAAVSIPVLRKDFLVAASEVEESAAWGADAVLLIADALTDAELREMIAAAKQVRVAALVEAHTEAHAERALAAGASIIGLNNRNLATLKTDTGTALRVMPALRSRSTALVAESGLKHLADLTAARDAGANAVLVGESLLRDADPGRALRRLLGLEGGGT, encoded by the coding sequence ATGACGACCTCCTCTTCGGCCGCGAAGCCCGCGGAAGCCCCCGGCACGCTGGACGTCATCATGGCGCGCAAGCGCCGGGAGCTGGGGACCCGTCCTCCGCCCACGCACGGCGCGCATCCCCCCACGCGGGACTTCGCCCAGGCGCTGGTCCGCCGCGCATTGGGACATCCGGTCAACGTCATCGCGGAGGTGAAGCGCAAGAGCCCTTCGGGCGGCGCCTTCCCCCACGCGGACGTCGTCGCGGTGGCCCGTTCCTATGAAGCCGCCGGCGCCTGCGCCATCAGCGTACTCACGGACGGGCCGGACTTCGGCGGCAGCCTGGAGGACCTGGTCGCGGTCCGGGCCGCCGTCTCCATCCCCGTGCTGCGCAAGGACTTCCTCGTCGCCGCCAGCGAGGTGGAAGAAAGCGCGGCCTGGGGCGCGGACGCGGTGCTGCTCATCGCGGACGCGCTGACGGACGCGGAGCTCCGGGAGATGATCGCCGCCGCGAAGCAGGTGCGCGTGGCCGCGCTCGTGGAAGCCCACACGGAGGCGCACGCCGAACGCGCGCTCGCCGCGGGCGCGAGCATCATCGGCCTCAACAACCGCAACCTCGCCACGCTGAAGACGGACACCGGCACGGCGCTCCGGGTGATGCCCGCGCTGCGCTCCCGGTCCACCGCGCTGGTGGCGGAGAGCGGCCTCAAGCACCTGGCGGACCTCACCGCCGCGCGCGACGCGGGCGCCAACGCCGTGCTCGTGGGCGAGTCCCTGCTGCGCGACGCCGACCCGGGCCGCGCCCTGCGCCGGCTGCTCGGCCTGGAAGGCGGCGGGACATGA
- the aroF gene encoding 3-deoxy-7-phosphoheptulonate synthase codes for MLIVMRPDATAQDIERVNDEIRRRGWHPHAIPGGSRTAIGITGNPGAVEPEPFRVLPGVADAIPISQPFKLVSREVKQEDSQVRVGDLTLGGAAIHVIAGPCSVESREQIISTAQAVKKAGATMLRGGAFKPRTSPYEFQGLKGDGLALLAEARKETGLLVTTEVKDTATLAAVADHTDILQVGARNMQNFSLLEAVGETRKPVLLKRGISATIKELLMAAEYIVARGNTQVILCERGIRTFENMTRNTLDLNAVPMLKALTHLPVFVDPSHGIGVRKAVPAMMRAAVAAGADGLIVEVHPDPPRAKSDGFQSLDFSEFEKAMGEVRAIAAAMGREMVRLG; via the coding sequence ATGTTGATCGTGATGCGCCCAGACGCGACGGCCCAGGACATCGAGCGAGTGAACGATGAGATCCGCCGCCGTGGCTGGCATCCGCACGCGATTCCAGGGGGCTCTCGCACCGCCATCGGCATCACGGGCAACCCGGGCGCGGTGGAGCCGGAGCCCTTCCGCGTGCTGCCCGGCGTCGCGGACGCCATCCCCATCTCCCAGCCGTTCAAGCTGGTCAGCCGCGAGGTGAAGCAGGAGGACAGCCAGGTGCGCGTGGGCGACCTCACGCTCGGCGGCGCCGCCATCCACGTCATCGCGGGCCCCTGCTCCGTGGAGTCGCGCGAGCAGATCATCTCCACCGCCCAGGCGGTGAAGAAGGCCGGCGCCACCATGCTGCGCGGCGGCGCATTCAAGCCGCGCACCAGCCCCTATGAGTTCCAGGGCCTCAAGGGCGACGGACTGGCGCTGCTGGCGGAGGCGCGCAAGGAGACGGGCCTGCTGGTGACGACGGAGGTGAAGGACACGGCGACGCTGGCCGCCGTCGCGGACCACACCGACATCCTCCAGGTGGGCGCGCGCAACATGCAGAACTTCAGCCTGCTGGAGGCGGTGGGTGAGACGCGCAAGCCCGTGCTGCTCAAGCGCGGCATCAGCGCCACCATCAAGGAACTCCTGATGGCGGCCGAGTACATCGTCGCGCGCGGCAACACCCAGGTCATCCTCTGCGAGCGCGGCATCCGCACGTTCGAGAACATGACGCGCAACACGCTGGACCTGAACGCGGTGCCCATGCTCAAGGCGCTGACGCACCTGCCCGTGTTCGTGGACCCCTCGCACGGCATCGGCGTGCGCAAGGCCGTCCCCGCGATGATGCGGGCCGCGGTCGCCGCGGGCGCGGACGGCCTCATCGTGGAGGTCCACCCGGATCCGCCGCGCGCGAAGTCGGACGGCTTCCAGTCGCTGGACTTCTCCGAGTTCGAGAAGGCCATGGGCGAGGTGCGGGCCATCGCCGCCGCGATGGGCCGCGAAATGGTCCGGCTGGGCTAG
- a CDS encoding S8 family peptidase codes for MLRRLALLGLLGLVACPGDNSNDDDDDTTSTKGTVTGTLQPFQAGSAAANAGSSLDAFFSLPGAKDLSRKVSSALAARGVWRTGIPSKPLTHEASLLPGEIIVHFDTPGLSAEEAVAQARVAGYHVVHQAFLSDTQHLLRYEVSQPQAMSGGTPNVRALTEAEHVRVLHQVQAVPGVQNAESNVRVHALAVPNDPLYSRQWHYKNMNLPAAWDLGTGSESIVVAVVDTGITAHPDLNSRVLQGVDLISSSANAGDGDGVDADPTDNGKDLPNGGSSYHGTHVAGTIGAASNNGVGVAGVTWSGRNILPVRVLGTQGGSLADIIAGVTWASGGNVTGVRANTTPARVINMSLGGNGSPSAEMQTAINAATARGAILVVAAGNENANTSTSFPCNQQNVICVGAVRFNGKRASYSNFGTAVDIMATGGQTSEDRNGDGFPDGVLSTLPNSTNQPSYDWYQGTSMATPHVAGIVALMLAQDPTLTVTEVEGILRDTADTTSQCSEGCGAGLVDAYAAVLRAKGGGDTSLPPKLAISTTQLSFTGTASQALTVRNNGGGTLQVGVTVSGTNASAVSVSSSSLSIPAYKSGSLNVSVTPGALPAGSYVAQIDLAGASGAGNAQVLVKFRVGATDDKDAYIAFAYLDAAGEVQIDDEGIAPVSASGGYNYSLKMTPRDYLVLASIDDTGDGKYFEDGDRVGFWRDTTQVETVTVTKSKTTSDISFTLVPYQSDDDHTPTTTIGGACTSDGACGTDGLCLTGASFPGGYCTQNCVTDSCPSGSACYSNDQGATAYCFVSCTPSGSNPQGTCRTGYRCVGDGAGSGACLP; via the coding sequence ATGCTCCGCCGCCTTGCCCTCCTGGGGTTGCTCGGTCTCGTGGCCTGTCCCGGCGACAACAGCAACGATGATGACGACGACACCACCTCCACCAAGGGGACCGTCACGGGCACCCTGCAGCCGTTCCAGGCGGGCTCCGCCGCCGCGAACGCGGGGTCGTCGCTGGATGCGTTCTTCTCCCTGCCGGGCGCGAAGGACCTGTCCCGGAAGGTCTCCAGCGCGCTGGCGGCGCGGGGCGTGTGGCGCACGGGCATCCCGTCCAAGCCGCTGACGCACGAGGCGTCGCTGCTGCCCGGGGAGATCATCGTCCACTTCGACACGCCGGGCCTGTCCGCCGAGGAGGCCGTCGCGCAGGCGCGCGTCGCGGGCTACCACGTCGTGCACCAGGCCTTCCTGAGCGACACGCAGCACCTGCTGCGCTACGAGGTCAGCCAGCCGCAGGCGATGTCGGGCGGCACGCCCAACGTGCGCGCCCTCACCGAGGCGGAGCACGTGCGCGTGCTCCACCAGGTGCAGGCCGTGCCGGGCGTGCAGAACGCGGAGAGCAACGTGCGGGTGCACGCGCTGGCCGTGCCCAATGATCCGCTCTACTCGCGGCAGTGGCACTACAAGAACATGAACCTGCCGGCGGCCTGGGACCTGGGCACGGGCAGCGAGTCCATCGTCGTGGCGGTGGTGGACACCGGCATCACGGCGCACCCGGACCTGAACTCGCGCGTGTTGCAGGGCGTGGACCTCATCTCCAGCAGCGCCAACGCGGGCGACGGTGACGGCGTGGACGCCGACCCGACGGACAACGGCAAGGACCTGCCCAACGGCGGCTCGTCGTACCACGGCACGCACGTGGCGGGGACCATCGGCGCGGCGTCCAACAACGGCGTGGGCGTGGCGGGCGTCACCTGGTCTGGGCGGAACATCCTGCCGGTGCGCGTGCTGGGCACGCAGGGCGGCTCGCTGGCGGACATCATCGCGGGCGTCACCTGGGCCAGCGGCGGCAACGTCACCGGCGTGCGGGCGAACACCACGCCCGCGCGGGTCATCAACATGAGCCTGGGCGGCAACGGTTCGCCGTCCGCGGAGATGCAGACCGCCATCAACGCGGCCACCGCGCGCGGCGCCATCCTGGTGGTGGCCGCGGGCAACGAGAACGCGAACACCTCCACCAGCTTCCCCTGCAACCAGCAGAACGTCATCTGCGTGGGCGCTGTGCGCTTCAACGGCAAGCGCGCCAGCTACTCCAACTTCGGCACGGCGGTGGACATCATGGCCACCGGCGGCCAGACGAGCGAGGACCGCAACGGCGACGGCTTCCCGGACGGCGTGCTGTCCACGCTGCCCAACAGCACCAACCAGCCCTCCTATGACTGGTACCAGGGCACCAGCATGGCCACCCCGCACGTGGCGGGCATCGTGGCGCTGATGCTGGCGCAGGACCCCACCCTCACGGTGACGGAGGTGGAGGGCATCCTGCGCGACACCGCGGACACGACGAGCCAGTGCTCCGAGGGCTGCGGCGCGGGCCTGGTGGACGCGTACGCCGCGGTGCTGCGCGCCAAGGGCGGTGGGGACACGTCGCTGCCCCCGAAGCTGGCCATCAGCACCACGCAGCTGTCCTTCACCGGCACGGCGTCCCAGGCGCTGACGGTGCGCAACAACGGCGGTGGCACGCTGCAGGTGGGCGTGACCGTCTCCGGCACCAACGCCTCCGCGGTGTCCGTCTCCAGTTCGTCGCTGTCCATCCCCGCGTACAAGTCCGGGTCGCTGAACGTGAGCGTCACCCCGGGCGCGCTGCCGGCGGGCAGCTACGTGGCGCAGATCGACCTGGCCGGCGCGTCCGGCGCGGGCAACGCGCAGGTGCTGGTGAAGTTCCGCGTGGGCGCCACCGATGACAAGGACGCGTACATCGCGTTCGCGTACCTGGACGCCGCGGGCGAGGTGCAGATCGACGACGAGGGCATCGCCCCGGTGTCCGCGTCCGGTGGGTACAACTACAGCCTGAAGATGACACCTCGGGACTACCTGGTGCTGGCGTCCATCGACGACACCGGCGACGGGAAGTACTTCGAGGACGGCGACCGCGTGGGCTTCTGGCGTGACACCACCCAGGTGGAGACCGTGACGGTCACCAAGAGCAAGACGACCAGCGACATCAGCTTCACGCTGGTTCCCTACCAGTCGGACGACGACCACACGCCGACGACGACCATCGGTGGGGCCTGCACCTCCGACGGCGCGTGCGGCACCGACGGCCTGTGCCTCACGGGCGCGAGCTTCCCGGGCGGCTACTGCACGCAGAACTGCGTGACGGACAGCTGCCCGTCGGGTTCGGCCTGCTACAGCAATGACCAGGGCGCCACCGCCTACTGCTTCGTGTCCTGCACGCCGTCGGGCAGCAACCCCCAGGGGACGTGCCGCACGGGCTACCGGTGCGTCGGCGACGGCGCGGGCAGCGGCGCGTGCCTCCCGTAG
- a CDS encoding phosphoribosylanthranilate isomerase — MNVLVKVCGVTRVADAKGVWAAGADAMGLNFHPGSPRFVDLSTAATLARTRPPLAAMVGVFVNATPEDIRVRVRECGLTAVQLHGDEPPEACSGYGVPVIKALRVRGPDDVAKARSYVGVGDVAGLLLDGAAPGYGGGGVTFDWSLVKQLADCGLPVLVAGGLKPSNVAEAVRATRPYGVDVASGVESSPGIKDLDAVRAFVRTVRSLNP; from the coding sequence ATGAACGTCCTCGTGAAGGTCTGCGGCGTGACGCGCGTCGCGGACGCGAAGGGCGTCTGGGCGGCGGGGGCGGACGCGATGGGGCTCAACTTCCATCCGGGCTCGCCCCGCTTCGTGGACCTGTCCACGGCGGCGACGCTCGCGCGCACGCGGCCCCCGCTGGCCGCCATGGTGGGCGTGTTCGTCAACGCGACGCCGGAGGACATCCGCGTGCGCGTGCGCGAGTGCGGCCTCACCGCCGTGCAGCTCCACGGCGACGAGCCCCCCGAGGCCTGCTCCGGCTACGGCGTGCCCGTCATCAAGGCGCTGCGCGTGCGCGGGCCGGACGACGTGGCGAAGGCCCGGAGCTACGTGGGCGTGGGCGACGTGGCGGGGCTGCTCCTGGACGGCGCGGCCCCGGGCTACGGCGGCGGCGGCGTCACCTTCGACTGGTCGCTGGTCAAGCAGCTGGCGGACTGTGGCCTGCCGGTGCTGGTGGCGGGCGGGCTCAAGCCTTCGAACGTAGCCGAGGCCGTGAGGGCCACCCGGCCCTACGGTGTGGACGTGGCCAGCGGGGTGGAGTCTTCCCCTGGCATCAAGGACCTGGACGCGGTGCGCGCCTTCGTGCGCACGGTCCGGTCCCTCAACCCTTGA
- the trpB gene encoding tryptophan synthase subunit beta: MTTDTAVGRFGRYGGRYVPETLVPALLELEEAYAKAQKDASFGEEVTRVLREYVGRPTTLTPAHRLTEAWGGAQVWLKREDLAHTGAHKINNTVGQVLLARRMGKKRIIAETGAGQHGVATATACALFGLPCEVFMGALDVERQALNVFRMRALGAVVRPVESGSRTLKDAMNEAMRVWVSQVQDTYYVIGSAAGPHPYPTIVRDFQSVIGREIRAQTLATIGRLPDAIIACVGGGSNAIGALHPFIPDTAVRLVGVEAAGHGLESGQHGASLTLGTEGVLHGSRSLVLQDEHGQIQEAHSISAGLDYPGVGPELAHLAKTGRMEVRTATDDDALAAFYEVARTEGILPALETSHAFAAARSLARDMGKGKHLVINCSGRGDKDVATISARGVPPATGVKS, encoded by the coding sequence ATGACGACGGACACTGCCGTGGGCCGCTTCGGCCGTTACGGCGGACGCTATGTGCCGGAGACCCTGGTCCCGGCGCTGCTGGAGCTGGAAGAGGCGTACGCGAAGGCGCAGAAGGACGCGTCCTTCGGCGAAGAGGTGACGCGCGTGCTGCGCGAGTACGTGGGCCGCCCCACGACGCTCACGCCCGCGCACCGCCTCACGGAGGCCTGGGGCGGCGCGCAGGTGTGGCTCAAGCGCGAGGACCTGGCGCACACGGGCGCGCATAAAATCAACAACACCGTGGGCCAGGTGCTGCTCGCCCGGCGCATGGGCAAGAAGCGCATCATCGCGGAGACGGGCGCGGGCCAGCACGGCGTGGCCACCGCCACCGCGTGCGCCCTCTTCGGCCTGCCCTGCGAGGTGTTCATGGGCGCGCTGGACGTGGAGCGCCAGGCGCTCAACGTCTTCCGCATGCGCGCCCTGGGCGCGGTGGTGCGGCCGGTGGAGTCGGGCTCGCGCACGCTCAAGGACGCGATGAACGAGGCCATGCGCGTCTGGGTGTCGCAGGTGCAGGACACCTACTACGTCATCGGCAGCGCGGCGGGCCCGCACCCCTACCCCACCATCGTGCGCGACTTCCAATCCGTCATCGGCCGGGAGATTCGCGCCCAGACGCTGGCCACCATTGGCCGGCTGCCGGACGCCATCATCGCGTGCGTGGGCGGCGGCTCGAACGCCATCGGCGCGCTGCACCCCTTCATCCCGGACACGGCGGTGCGGCTGGTGGGCGTGGAGGCGGCGGGCCACGGCCTGGAATCCGGCCAGCACGGCGCGTCGCTGACGCTGGGCACGGAGGGCGTGCTGCACGGCTCGCGCTCGCTGGTGCTCCAGGACGAGCACGGCCAGATTCAAGAGGCGCACAGCATCTCCGCGGGCCTGGACTACCCGGGCGTGGGGCCGGAGCTGGCGCACCTGGCGAAGACGGGCCGCATGGAGGTACGCACCGCGACGGACGACGACGCGCTCGCGGCCTTCTACGAGGTCGCGCGCACGGAGGGCATCCTCCCCGCGCTGGAGACGTCGCACGCGTTCGCGGCGGCGCGCTCGCTGGCCCGCGACATGGGCAAGGGCAAGCACCTGGTCATCAACTGCTCGGGCCGGGGTGACAAGGACGTGGCGACCATCTCGGCGCGCGGAGTGCCGCCGGCGACGGGGGTGAAGTCATGA